One stretch of Diabrotica undecimpunctata isolate CICGRU chromosome 5, icDiaUnde3, whole genome shotgun sequence DNA includes these proteins:
- the LOC140440678 gene encoding THAP domain-containing protein 2-like — protein sequence MVLSCSALNCTQRQKTGTDISFHGFPKDSSLQKKWIIAIRRENFKPTKSSKICSKHFTADSFITSGWSSKKQLKKDAVPSIFDFPNILIKQVKTRKFSVKRETVSDKTTCSKRENIHILTTNESTTIKTPVEISEETTLQPALKKQRHYLGDFVEQESSNRDQGYKLVVNKLFQKKNKQIKMLQQQNRRLLKKVNTLKSLLEYLKEVDDR from the exons atggtaTTATCTTGCAGTGCATTAAATTGTACGCAGCGACAAAAAACAGGAACAGATATATCATTTCATGG ATTTCCTAAAGATTCATCATTGCAAAAAAAATGGATTATAGCGATACGCCGTGAAAATTTTAAACCAACAAAGAGTTCTAAAATTTGCTCCAAACATTTCACAGCGGATTCATTTATTACTAGCGGTTGGAGTtcaaaaaaacaactcaaaaaagaTGCTGTACCCAGcattttcgattttccaaatattttaattaagCAAGTTAAAACTAGAAAATTTTCAGTAAAAAGAGAAACTGTCTCAGATAAAACAACATGCTCTAAACGTGAAAATATACATATACTAACAACGAATGAATCTACTACCATAAAGACTCCAGTAGAAATTTCAGAGGAAACTACCTTACAACCTGCCTTGAAAAAGCAAAGACATTATCTTGGTGACTTTGTTGAACAAGAATCATCTAACAGAGATCAGGGATATAAATTGGtagtaaacaaattatttcaaaagaaaaacaaacaaatcaaaatgttgcaacaacaaaatagaaggcttcttaaaaaagttaataccttaaaatctttactagaataTCTTAAAGAAGTTGATGATCGATGA
- the PGS1 gene encoding CDP-diacylglycerol--glycerol-3-phosphate 3-phosphatidyltransferase, mitochondrial, translating to MIRRLFSVIETTLHSEQASYSKCFFKSENASFGWLPTAAPCFPINAKNIKILTEPKEFYDTLLSNCCNAKERITLASLYLGNGTLEKKLLESIRSNANFKNKSLDVNILLDYSRGSRGIANSRTILLPLLQENSKSLRVSLYHTPELRGVLKQYIPDRYNELLGLQHIKLYIFDNTLIISGANLSNDYFTNRQDRYFVIKDKSLSDFYCSLVNKIQDFSMNIDQHDKVGLSKNWEMLPYESSKAQFVEKASCKIKNFIQDYMDQQQYCAQEQNDTWIFPLVQMGQLNVNHDALITNRILADSPPGSTLRIATGYFNLTKEYMNTLIDSCQANCDILMAHPKANGFLGAKGLAGGIPYAYSQIARKFRQLYEERKQQQRFKLYEYLREDWTYHAKGLWYYPPDKNVPTMTLIGSPNFGERSVKRDLETQVAIVTENPELRKNLDNECRKLYKLGIEAETDRKVPIWVNTFVVFFRSYF from the exons ATGATTAGACGTTTATTTAGTGTCATAGAAACAACATTACATTCTGAACAAGCCTCGTATTCGAAATGTTTCTTTAAATCGGAAAATGCTTCATTTGGTTGGCTCCCTACAGCTGCACCATGTTTTCCTATAAACgcgaaaaacattaaaatactaaCAGAACCAAAGGAATTTTATGATACGCTTTTAAGCAATTGCTGTAATGCTAAAGAACGAATAACTTTAGCTAGTCTTTACTTAGGAAATGGAACTTTGGAAAAGAAATTACTGGAATCCATTAGAAGTAATGcaaacttcaaaaataaaagCTTAGATGTTAATATATTGTTGGATTACAGTAGAGGAAGTAGAGGTATAGCAAATTCTAGAACAATTTTACTTCCTTTACTGCAAGAAAATAGTAAAAGTTTAAGAGTGTCTTTATATCACACACCAGAACTTCGAGGAGTATTAAAACAGTATATACCTGATAGATATAATGAATTGTTAGGGCTACAACATATCAAACTGTACATATTCGATAATACGCTTATTATTAGTGGAGCAAACTTATCTAATGATTATTTCACTAATCGCCAAGAtagatattttgttattaaagatAAAAGCCTTAGTGACTTTTACTGTAGTTTGGTTAACAAAATTCAAGATTTTAGCATGAATATAGACCAACATGACAAGGTTGGTTTATCAAAAAACTGGGAAATGCTGCCTTATGAGAGTAGTAAGGCCCAATTTGTGGAAAAGGCTTCATGtaagattaaaaattttattcagGATTATATGGATCAACAACAGTATTGTGCACAAGAACAAAATG atacatGGATATTCCCTTTAGTACAGATGGGACAACTCAATGTAAATCATGATGCTCTAATTACCAATAGAATATTAGCGGATTCTCCTCCAGGAAGCACATTACGAATCGCCACTGGTTATTTTAATCTTACCAAAGAGTATATGAACACTTTAATAGATAGTTGTCAAGCCAATTGTGATATCCTAATGGCACATCCAAAG gcaAATGGATTTTTAGGTGCAAAAGGTCTAGCAGGAGGTATTCCCTACGCCTATTCGCAAATAGCTAGGAAATTTAGGCAATTGTATGAAGAAAGGAAACAGCAGCAGAGATTTAAGTTGTATGAATACCTGAGGGAAGATTGGACCTATCATGCCAAAGGTTTATG GTATTATCCACCCGATAAGAACGTCCCAACCATGACTCTGATCGGCTCGCCGAATTTTGGAGAGCGATCAGTAAAACGAGACTTGGAAACTCAAGTGGCCATCGTCACCGAAAATCCAGAGCTACGTAAAAATCTGGACAATGAATGTAGAAAACTTTATAAACTTGGAATAGAAGCAGAAACCGATAGAAAAGTTCCTATTTGGGTCAATACGTTTGTAGTTTTCTTTAGAagctatttttaa